The DNA window TGCCTGAAGCATAGTGTTGTAGAATCCTGCAGCCTTTGTTAAGCTTCTCGGAACGAGTACCAGAATACCTTTTGAAAGGTTAAGAATTCCCGCCATCGGAGAACCTGAATGCCAGATTCCTTCCAGTCTGTGACCTCTTGTTCTGATGATCAAAGGAGCTTTCTGACCTCCTTTTGTTCTATATTGTACCGTTGCCAGGTCATCACTCATTCCTTGTAAACAGTAAAGGACATAGTCTAAATACTGGATTTCGGCGATTGGTCTTAAACCTCTCATCGCCATACCAATTCCTTGTCCAAGGATCGTAGCTTCACGAATTCCCGTATCGGCAATACGCAGTGCTCCGTATTTTTCCTGCATTCCTTCCAACCCCTGGTTTACATCACCGATATTTCCGGTATCTTCACCAAAGATTAAGGTTTCAGGATATTTAGAGAAAATTTTGTCAAAGTTATTTCTGATCACTACTCTTCCGTCAACATCTTCTGAGCTGTCAGAATATACCGGCGTGATCTCTTTGATGTTTTCAGCCTTCCATTGAGACTCTGAATATAGGTGAGAAGAATAGTTGTCTTTTTCGATTTCAGAAACTTCATTGTATTTCTGCATCAATTGATTTCTTTCTGCCGAATTTGTTCCTCTCGTTGCTAATAAAGCCTTTCTTGTTAAATGGAATACATCTTTTTTAGCCTTAGAAACCAATTTATTGAACTGAGCGATATACGTTTCCACTTCAGCATTCTGACCTTTAAGGTTTTCTACTAGTGGTAAAATAGATTGAATTAATTCAGTAATCGCTTTCTGGTAGTTATCCCAGGCTGTTTTTTGTCCGGCTTTTGCTTTCTTTTTCGCTTCTTCATCAATTGCTTCCAGCTCTTCAGCAGTAGCAATCACCTCTTCTTTTCCTTCAATTTCAATAGAATAGTTTAAAATCCATTCTTTGAATTTTGCCAGTCCGTCAAATTCTGCTTCCCATGCAAGACGCTCTTCATTTTTATATCTTTCGTGAGATCCTGAAGTTGAGTGTCCCTGAGGCTGCGTAACATCTACAACGTGTACTACAACAGGAACGCTTTCTGTTCTTGCAAAATGTTCAGCTTTTGCATAAGCATCCAGTAATGCCGGATAATCCCATGCTTTCACCTGTATGATTTCACACCCTTGGTTCTCGCCCTCTTTTCTCTGGAAACCGCTTAACATTTCGCTGATATCAGCTTTTGCTCTTTGGTTTTTTGTAGGAACCGAAATTCCATATCCGTCATCCCAGATTGACACAATCATAGGAACCTGAAGCGCACAAGCAGCATTCAGTGTTTCCCAGAAATGCCCTTCTGCTGTAGAAGCATCACCAATGGTTCCGAAAGCGATTTCATTCCCTTGTTTTGAGAATTTTTCAGAACCTTCAAAGGTTACATTTTTATAAATAGTAGAAGCCTGAGCAAGTCCTAATAATCTTGGCATTTGTCCTGCAGTAGGAGAAATATCGGAAGAAATATTCTTTTGTGCTGTTAAATCTTTCCAGCTTCCGTCTTCATTTAAACTTCTTGTTGCAAAATGCCCGTTCATTTGTCTACCTGCTGAAGCCGGCTCTCTGTCTACATTGGTATCAGCATACATTTGTGCAAAGAAGCTTTCCACCGTCAGGGCATCTACTGCTAATGCAAAAGTCTGATCCCTGTAGTATCCTGAACGGAAGTCTCCATTTCTGAAAACCTTCGCCATTGCCAGCTGAGGAAGTTCCTTTCCATCCCCAAAAATTCCAAATTTAGCTTTTCCAGTGAGCACTTCTCTTCTTCCGAGATAAGACATTTCACGAGAGATCCTTCCTAACCTGTAATCGTCAAGTATCTGATTTTTAAAATCTTGAAAGGATATTTGCTGTGTTTCAATATAGGTTGTTTGCATAGCTAAGTAAAAAAGTTTTTTATTCTTCAAGTATTTTGCTAATATACACTTTTTAAATTAATTTTAATTTTTATTAATCTTTTTTAAAAATTTGATAATAATAAAAATTGTGCGTTATTTTGAAAAAAATTGTAAAGATGGAAAAAAAGTCACCTCATATTTTGAATGCATCTAGCAATCTTTTAGGGTTTTCACTGATCATTATTACTTCACTGAAAATTGCTAGAATAAGTCAGAGTACCTATTTAGACGAATTTGCAGGATTTGCCTGTATTCTTTTTGCCTGCAGCTGCTTCTTTTCATTCCTGGCGATCAGAACAAAAAGAGAAAAGCAAGAATATAGGTTTGAGACTATTGCGGATTATTTATTTTTAACAGCCTTATTTTGTATAGTTCTAGCTGTTATTATTGTAACCCTAAAAATTATTTAATTTAAAATTTTCGCTCAATTACATAATCCAGCATACTATGCAATGACCTTTTAGGTTCAGAATCCGGAAATTCATTCAGGATATCTTTTGCTTTTTGCTGGAAATCTTTCATGATCGTAATCGCATACTCTAATCCTCCGGAGTTTTTAACAAACTCTATCAGTTCCTTTACTCTTTTGGGATTATTGTTATAACGTTTTATGGTATCAAAATAATATTTACGGTTCTTTTCATCAGCAATCTTTAGCGTATGAATCAAAGGCAGGGTCATTTTCTGTTCCTTAATATCAATTCCTACCGGTTTACCGATTACATTCGAACTTAAATAGTCAAAAAGGTCATCCTTGATCTGAAATGCCATCCCCGTATAAGTTCCGAAATCCAGCATTTTCTTGGCAAGTTGCTCATCGGCACTATTTGAAAGAACACCAATTTCACAGCACGCAGCAATTAAAGTAGCTGTTTTCTGACGGATAATTTCATAATAAACGTCTTCTGTGATATCCAGTTTTCTGGCTTTCTCCAACTGAAGAAGCTCACCCTCAGACATTTCACGGATTGTTCTGGAAATTACGCCAAGCAAATCATAATCCTTATGGTCTGTAGAGAGCAATACTGATTTGGACAAAAGGTAATCTCCTACCAAAACAGCAATTTTATTTTTCCACAGCGCATTGATGGAGAAGAAATTACGACGCTTGAAACTTTCATCCACGACATCATCATGAACCAAAGTCGCTGTGTGAATCAATTCAATCATTGAAGCTCCCCGATACGTCTTTTCAGTGACCTCTCCTACCAGCTTAGCACAAAGAAATACAAACATAGGACGCATCTGTTTCCCTTTTGTGGTAACAATAAAACGAGTTACTTTATCTAATAAAGGGACTTTACTCTGCATTGATTCATAAAACTTCTGTTCGAAAAGTTTCATTTCCTCATTGATCGGTTGCTTAATGTCTTCTACAATGTTTGCCACAATCTGCGAATGATGGATGAATAAATTATTAATTCTCACAAAGATAATTTTTTTCGCTCAATTTTAAGAGAAAATTAATCTTTGAGTTTATCTTTTGGAATAAAATAGAACGCAGGTTTGGTACTACCTAAGCGCGATTTAAACTTTTCACCGGAGATAAAAATCCCGGTCTCGTCTACGGCAATCCCTTCAATCTGACCAATTGACAAAGAACTTCCGAGATAATAATGCTTCGGTCTCTCATTAAAAAACACTCCGGGTTCCGTTTCTGTAAAAATATCCAGAAACACTTCCGTTTTCTTGGTATATCCCACCAAATAAAGTTTTTTTTCAAAGTAGGCAGCATCTGTCACCATAAAATTGGTTTTATAGGTTTCTGTCATTGCTGCATTTTGCTTCTCATACTTTTCAGGGTCTATCACATAATGATGGGTTGCTTTTGAAGCCCATTCTTTTGTGAAAAGATGAATTTTCCCATTAGTATACACCATGGCTTCCGCATCAAAGTCTGTATTAAAATAAGTGGAAATATAGTCCGTCTGTTCCGGGTAATGAAAAAGAATTTCTTTAACCTGATCGTTTTGCAGGCTGTCATTTTTAAATGGCACTTTAAAAATTTTAAGGTGTCTTCTGCTTCCGTCATTATTTCCGAAATCACCGATATAAAAATGAGTTCCGTCATTGGTTAACGCCTCCCAATCGGTATTTTTACCGTTCACTTTAAAGGTCTTTACAATTTCTCCTGAAGTTTTACTGATCTCAAATAATTCCGGAGCGTT is part of the Chryseobacterium lactis genome and encodes:
- a CDS encoding alpha-ketoacid dehydrogenase subunit alpha/beta, whose protein sequence is MQTTYIETQQISFQDFKNQILDDYRLGRISREMSYLGRREVLTGKAKFGIFGDGKELPQLAMAKVFRNGDFRSGYYRDQTFALAVDALTVESFFAQMYADTNVDREPASAGRQMNGHFATRSLNEDGSWKDLTAQKNISSDISPTAGQMPRLLGLAQASTIYKNVTFEGSEKFSKQGNEIAFGTIGDASTAEGHFWETLNAACALQVPMIVSIWDDGYGISVPTKNQRAKADISEMLSGFQRKEGENQGCEIIQVKAWDYPALLDAYAKAEHFARTESVPVVVHVVDVTQPQGHSTSGSHERYKNEERLAWEAEFDGLAKFKEWILNYSIEIEGKEEVIATAEELEAIDEEAKKKAKAGQKTAWDNYQKAITELIQSILPLVENLKGQNAEVETYIAQFNKLVSKAKKDVFHLTRKALLATRGTNSAERNQLMQKYNEVSEIEKDNYSSHLYSESQWKAENIKEITPVYSDSSEDVDGRVVIRNNFDKIFSKYPETLIFGEDTGNIGDVNQGLEGMQEKYGALRIADTGIREATILGQGIGMAMRGLRPIAEIQYLDYVLYCLQGMSDDLATVQYRTKGGQKAPLIIRTRGHRLEGIWHSGSPMAGILNLSKGILVLVPRSLTKAAGFYNTMLQADEPAIIVECLNGYRLKEKQPDNLGEFTVPVGKIEVTKEGTDVTLVTYGSTWRVVTEAANELEKLGISAEVIDIQSLIPFDLSHEIGESVKKTNRLVVIDEDVEGGTTGFILQQILEKQKAFRYLDSDPLTISANDHRPAYASDGDYFSKPSTDDMVEKIYAMFNETNPEKYPAIF
- a CDS encoding polyprenyl synthetase family protein, which translates into the protein MANIVEDIKQPINEEMKLFEQKFYESMQSKVPLLDKVTRFIVTTKGKQMRPMFVFLCAKLVGEVTEKTYRGASMIELIHTATLVHDDVVDESFKRRNFFSINALWKNKIAVLVGDYLLSKSVLLSTDHKDYDLLGVISRTIREMSEGELLQLEKARKLDITEDVYYEIIRQKTATLIAACCEIGVLSNSADEQLAKKMLDFGTYTGMAFQIKDDLFDYLSSNVIGKPVGIDIKEQKMTLPLIHTLKIADEKNRKYYFDTIKRYNNNPKRVKELIEFVKNSGGLEYAITIMKDFQQKAKDILNEFPDSEPKRSLHSMLDYVIERKF